The nucleotide sequence cgtcttctgctctaaccactagccctcactctcctcccagagccagggatggaacccaggcgtcctggttCCCTTGTTAATTCTggccccaggctcagcctggaTCCGGGTCTGCGGTGCAAAAGGAATCTGGTCAGACAggttccctgccccactcctttcTCAAGGGGAGCggcctgggggtggagtgggggtggtggctCATGGGAACCAGGTGAGGGCGGAGTGCGGTCCCTGTTCCCTggtgccctcccacccctgctgttcCCAGCTGGATAAAGGCCACTGGTTGCAGGCAGCCCAGTCCCCTGTCCATCCAGGGCTGCTCCAGAGTCCAGCAGGTGCTGTgatatggggggaagggggtagtGTGTGttaacccccctgccctgttcagctgctgccccccacctggtgtccccctctgctctgctcaAGCCCTGTCCTGCCAGTCCCTCCctcacagcagctccagccctgtgcccccaagACTGATCCCCCCCAAGCCCCCTGCCTTGTTCAGCCTCCCCCAGTTGGAGCCCCCCTTGACCCCCTGAGATGAGCTCACTGCTTCCGCCAGCTCTGACCTGGCACAGGGCCACAgcttccagctggctgggggtagcccagcCTGAGGAAACTGATTTCACTTCCCTGGAACAGGAAatgcccccctgctccctgcgCCAGCCCCCAACAATCCCTCTTCCTCAGAGCTCCCTGTTCCACCCAACCCCCGCTGGCcttggctgcagccagccacgtcCTCACTGGTGCTCCcgttctaaccactagacatgacttccctcccggagctggggccagaaTCCAGGAGTCTCGCTTGCAGCAcccgccccccttcccccactcgaCTCCACttttttcctggctcccagtccccctcGCATCCCTGCTCGGAAATACTCGGAAATAATCCCATGTCACAGGGCGGGGGGTTCAGCACCCTAGAGGATGACCTAAGGTATAGGCATGCAAGAGACAAACCCATTCcctgtgccccattccctgcccccctgagccagccagccagccaggccctgccctggagccgggtgGTAGCCAGCGCCCCCTGGAGGGGACAGACCTGCCTcacttctccctccctgccccaagcccagCGCCAGCGCCCTCGAGCGGGCAGGCCTGGCTCCTTGACCCCCACCCGTCTCTCCCTGTCTGTGCCCCCAGATGCCGATCCTGAAGCAGTCCCCCGTCTCCCAGTCGAAGAAGAGGCCCCGCATTGGCCGGGACATGATCAGCGCCCCGCTGGGTGACTTCCGGCACACCATGCACGTCGGCCGGGGTGGGGATGCCTTCGGAGACACCTCCTTCCTCAGCAACCATGGGGGCCCAAAGGCCAACGGGCTACCCCCGAGCACTGAGGCCCTGCCGccggccctggcccccagccgcCTCTCAGGATCTTCGGGTAGTCTGGCTGAGGTGGGAAGCAGCCACGGAGTCCAGGATTTACCTCTCGCTGGCTGGGGGGATgagctgcagcacactgagtcCCTGTTCTCCTTCGAGTTGGATCTGGGGCCGTCCATCCTGGACGAGGTGTTGGG is from Carettochelys insculpta isolate YL-2023 chromosome 22, ASM3395843v1, whole genome shotgun sequence and encodes:
- the CDC42EP5 gene encoding cdc42 effector protein 5, producing the protein MPILKQSPVSQSKKRPRIGRDMISAPLGDFRHTMHVGRGGDAFGDTSFLSNHGGPKANGLPPSTEALPPALAPSRLSGSSGSLAEVGSSHGVQDLPLAGWGDELQHTESLFSFELDLGPSILDEVLGVMDKGGVPEKRSQSQDIRGERPPGGQGLDHEVGMEPASPQAGEEEEEDEEESLGHVYTFDEDLDEEIGL